A window of the Candidatus Eisenbacteria bacterium genome harbors these coding sequences:
- a CDS encoding NAD-dependent epimerase/dehydratase family protein has product MTGASGLLGGCLVERLRAHGTRMRLADMVAAPDDRARGTEFVTLDLRDAAGVVHACEGVDVVYHLAAGQRMKPQFNAMSEDAIFDMNLAAVRHVLDAARRTGVRKVVHISSSGVYGVPTADPVREDHPQRPLGAYGRSKIAAESLCAEAVGAGLDVTVLRPMSIFGPGMTGVFLLLFEWVRLGKNVYFLGSGRNRVQMMSAWDLADACLLAAERPESKGAVLNLGATDVPTVRGQVEALIAHAGSRSRVVPIPAALLRNAARVLNVFGLSPIVPEHYLLADATFVLDVGAAERTLGWRPAYSNVRMMAEAYDWYRDNWAKVRGEPGIVLRLLNALS; this is encoded by the coding sequence GTGACCGGAGCGTCCGGACTGCTCGGCGGTTGCCTCGTCGAGCGCCTGCGCGCGCACGGGACGCGCATGCGGCTCGCCGACATGGTGGCAGCGCCGGACGATCGCGCGCGCGGCACGGAGTTCGTGACGCTCGATCTCCGCGACGCGGCCGGCGTGGTGCACGCGTGCGAGGGCGTGGACGTCGTCTATCACCTCGCCGCCGGCCAGCGCATGAAGCCGCAGTTCAATGCCATGTCGGAGGACGCCATCTTCGACATGAACCTCGCCGCCGTCCGCCACGTGCTGGACGCCGCGCGACGGACCGGCGTGCGCAAGGTCGTCCACATCTCGAGCTCGGGCGTCTACGGCGTCCCGACGGCGGACCCGGTGCGCGAGGATCACCCGCAACGCCCGCTGGGCGCGTACGGCCGGAGCAAGATCGCCGCCGAGTCGCTGTGCGCCGAGGCCGTCGGGGCCGGACTCGACGTCACGGTGCTGCGCCCGATGAGCATCTTCGGCCCCGGCATGACCGGCGTCTTCCTGCTGCTGTTCGAGTGGGTGCGGCTTGGCAAGAACGTCTACTTTCTCGGCTCGGGCCGGAACCGCGTGCAGATGATGAGCGCATGGGACCTCGCGGACGCATGCCTGCTGGCGGCCGAGCGACCCGAGAGCAAAGGCGCCGTGCTCAATCTCGGTGCGACCGACGTCCCGACCGTGCGCGGGCAGGTCGAGGCGCTCATCGCCCACGCCGGCTCGCGCTCGCGCGTCGTCCCGATCCCGGCCGCGCTCCTGCGCAACGCCGCGCGCGTGCTGAACGTCTTCGGTCTCTCGCCGATCGTGCCCGAGCACTACCTCCTCGCCGATGCGACCTTCGTGCTCGACGTCGGCGCCGCCGAGCGGACGCTCGGCTGGCGGCCGGCGTATTCGAACGTCCGCATGATGGCGGAGGCCTACGACTGGTATCGCGACAACTGGGCGAAGGTGCGCGGCGAGCCGGGGATCGTGCTGCGCCTGTTGAACGCGCTGTCCTGA
- a CDS encoding glycosyltransferase family 9 protein, which translates to MDLNLARYIDKWVGLVICLVLFAWERATRPWHGRAIRALSSTTPPGLGEPPIEPRRILCMKFYGLGNAVMLIPVLEAVRRRWPGVEIDFLTMPGNVALLERSGVVTAAYAVDTASLGRFLSTLWAAFLNVRARRYDTVLDFEQFVKISSIIAFLSGARERIGFNTDGQRRGFTYTRRVVYTDSDHMSAIFARLTRPLGVTGPLPECRLPLADAERAKARDFLAKAGVAPDHFPIVAIHLGIGMNFYRVALKRWDPANFAALADALAERHGAAVVFTGQGAEERDLIAEARRRMRRPAIDACDQFNVTELAALVDHCHFVVSNDTSVMHVAALMGTPVVAIFGPTAPLHYGPRGERNLVFYRDLYCSPCLTNYNLKVSRCLDNVCMRGITPDAVLEAITAQYLGERATHREWLAGRARDARAA; encoded by the coding sequence ATGGATCTCAACCTCGCGCGCTACATCGACAAGTGGGTGGGGCTGGTGATCTGCCTCGTCCTCTTCGCCTGGGAGCGCGCGACGCGTCCCTGGCACGGCCGGGCGATCCGTGCCCTGTCGTCGACGACGCCGCCGGGGCTCGGCGAGCCGCCGATCGAGCCGCGCCGCATCCTGTGCATGAAGTTCTACGGGCTCGGCAACGCCGTCATGCTGATCCCGGTGCTCGAGGCGGTTCGGCGGCGCTGGCCCGGCGTCGAGATCGACTTCCTCACCATGCCGGGCAACGTGGCGCTCCTCGAGCGCAGCGGCGTGGTCACCGCGGCCTACGCGGTCGATACCGCGAGCCTGGGACGCTTCCTCTCCACGCTCTGGGCGGCGTTCCTCAACGTGCGGGCGCGTCGCTACGACACGGTGCTCGACTTCGAGCAGTTCGTGAAGATCTCGAGCATCATCGCCTTCCTGTCGGGCGCGCGCGAGCGCATCGGCTTCAACACCGACGGACAGCGGCGCGGCTTCACGTACACGCGACGGGTCGTCTACACGGACAGCGACCATATGTCGGCCATCTTTGCGCGGCTCACGCGTCCGCTCGGCGTCACCGGGCCGCTGCCGGAGTGCCGCCTCCCGCTCGCCGACGCGGAGCGGGCGAAGGCGCGCGACTTCCTCGCCAAGGCGGGCGTCGCACCCGATCATTTCCCGATCGTCGCGATCCACCTCGGGATCGGCATGAACTTCTACCGCGTAGCGCTGAAGCGCTGGGACCCGGCCAACTTCGCCGCGCTGGCCGACGCGCTCGCCGAGCGGCACGGCGCCGCCGTCGTCTTCACGGGTCAGGGCGCCGAGGAGCGCGATCTCATCGCCGAGGCGCGGCGTCGCATGCGGCGCCCCGCGATCGACGCGTGCGACCAGTTCAACGTGACCGAGCTCGCGGCCCTGGTCGATCACTGCCACTTCGTGGTCTCCAACGACACCTCGGTCATGCACGTCGCGGCGCTCATGGGGACGCCGGTGGTGGCGATCTTCGGCCCCACCGCGCCGCTCCACTACGGCCCGCGCGGCGAGCGGAACCTCGTCTTCTACCGCGACCTCTACTGCAGCCCGTGCCTCACCAACTACAACCTCAAGGTGAGCCGCTGCCTCGACAACGTGTGCATGCGCGGCATCACGCCCGACGCGGTCCTCGAGGCGATCACCGCGCAGTATCTCGGCGAGCGCGCGACGCACCGCGAGTGGCTCGCCGGCCGCGCGCGCGACGCGCGCGCCGCGTAG
- a CDS encoding radical SAM protein produces the protein MKCTLIRCPQTLNIYVSAAYAVPPIGLCYVAGSLQKAGHEVSAIDPTGEAIERLTPIGEDAKTVRRGLSDDEILERIPEDSELIGFSLMFSQDWLEARELIKKVRARFPKAALVAGGEHFAAEPEGALQDSPLDYILTGEGDRVICDLVEHLQGTRPLSQIAGCYHRGPNGEATKTGAMVREKDIDQLPWPAWDLVPIENYLSGGHGWGVDRGRNMPMNATRGCPYQCTFCSSPTMWTTRWVARSPQDVLAEIKHYMAAYQATNFDFQDLTAIIRREWVIEFATLLIEENLKITWQLPSGTRSEALDDEVLPLLVKSGCTNITYAPESGTDEILVRIKKKIKTGRMLQSMRSAVKAGCNVKANFIFGFPEDTYRSLWPTFGFLAKMAIVGVHDISIAPFRPYPGSELFRDLQKKGRIAKPLDDVYYRRLATTSENLPGATQEAESFCENISGRGLDRMRIAALATFFLISWAVRPIRVFRLIRALVTERQESRLDKSLIEMKRRVLRNWRREPSLALGEVNPY, from the coding sequence ATGAAGTGTACCCTCATCCGCTGCCCGCAGACGCTCAACATCTACGTCTCGGCGGCCTACGCCGTCCCCCCGATCGGGCTGTGCTACGTCGCGGGGAGCCTCCAGAAGGCCGGGCACGAGGTGAGCGCGATCGACCCGACCGGCGAGGCGATCGAGCGCCTGACGCCGATCGGCGAGGACGCGAAGACGGTTCGCCGCGGCCTCTCCGACGACGAGATCCTGGAGCGCATTCCCGAGGACAGCGAGCTGATCGGCTTCAGCCTCATGTTCTCGCAGGACTGGCTCGAAGCGCGCGAGCTGATCAAGAAGGTGCGCGCGCGCTTCCCCAAGGCCGCGCTGGTCGCCGGCGGCGAGCACTTCGCCGCCGAGCCCGAGGGCGCGCTGCAGGATTCCCCGCTCGACTACATCCTGACGGGCGAGGGCGATCGCGTGATCTGCGACCTCGTCGAGCATCTCCAGGGCACGCGCCCGCTGTCGCAGATCGCCGGCTGCTACCACCGCGGTCCGAACGGCGAGGCCACGAAGACGGGCGCCATGGTGCGCGAGAAGGACATCGACCAGCTCCCGTGGCCGGCGTGGGACCTGGTCCCGATCGAGAACTACCTCTCGGGCGGTCACGGCTGGGGCGTCGATCGCGGGCGCAACATGCCCATGAACGCGACCCGCGGCTGCCCCTACCAGTGCACGTTCTGCTCGAGCCCGACCATGTGGACGACGCGCTGGGTGGCGCGCTCGCCGCAGGACGTGCTCGCCGAGATCAAGCACTACATGGCGGCCTACCAGGCGACGAACTTCGACTTCCAGGACCTGACCGCGATCATCCGGCGCGAGTGGGTGATCGAGTTCGCGACCCTCCTCATCGAGGAGAACCTGAAGATCACCTGGCAGCTCCCGTCGGGCACGCGCTCCGAGGCGCTCGACGACGAGGTGCTGCCGCTGCTGGTGAAGTCCGGGTGCACGAACATCACCTACGCGCCCGAGAGCGGCACCGACGAGATCCTCGTCCGCATCAAGAAGAAGATCAAGACCGGGCGCATGCTCCAGTCGATGCGCTCGGCGGTGAAGGCGGGCTGCAACGTCAAGGCGAACTTCATCTTCGGCTTCCCCGAGGACACGTACCGCTCGCTGTGGCCGACGTTCGGGTTCCTCGCCAAGATGGCGATCGTCGGCGTGCACGACATCTCGATCGCGCCCTTCCGCCCCTACCCCGGCTCGGAGCTCTTCCGCGACCTCCAGAAGAAGGGCCGCATCGCGAAGCCGCTCGACGACGTCTACTACCGCCGCCTCGCGACCACGTCCGAGAACCTGCCCGGCGCGACGCAGGAAGCCGAGAGCTTCTGCGAGAACATCTCGGGTCGCGGCCTCGACCGCATGCGGATCGCGGCGCTCGCCACGTTCTTCCTCATCTCGTGGGCGGTGCGTCCGATCCGCGTCTTCCGTCTGATCCGCGCCCTCGTGACGGAGCGGCAAGAGTCGCGGCTCGACAAGTCGCTGATCGAGATGAAGCGACGCGTCTTGAGGAACTGGCGGCGCGAGCCGTCGCTCGCATTGGGCGAGGTAAACCCGTACTAG
- a CDS encoding SGNH/GDSL hydrolase family protein yields the protein MTRPAAAPILVAALSIAACGAPSLDHDGDGRVTVVCLGDSNTRGGILYPEADGWCERLGASLPPATWRTINRGRNGATACDPGRPPDGTGEPLVAAELLARALAGDHPDVVIVAFVTNDVILGCTVEATLAALHALARTVEGSGAVPLIALGPPILPPGTSATVTGWNAELDEIDARIRAEFPAGAIIDFASGMTSRDFAVDGIHVTGAAQARRTEAARRALVSLAGLSPFALGPAPSPETQ from the coding sequence ATGACCCGCCCTGCCGCCGCGCCGATCCTCGTCGCCGCCCTCTCGATCGCCGCCTGCGGCGCTCCGTCGCTCGACCACGACGGCGACGGGCGCGTGACGGTCGTCTGTCTCGGCGACTCGAACACGCGCGGCGGCATCCTGTATCCGGAGGCCGACGGCTGGTGCGAGCGCCTGGGAGCCTCGCTGCCGCCGGCGACGTGGCGCACCATCAACCGCGGGCGCAACGGCGCCACGGCGTGCGATCCCGGCCGGCCGCCCGACGGTACGGGCGAGCCGCTCGTCGCCGCCGAGCTGCTCGCGCGCGCGCTCGCGGGCGACCACCCCGACGTCGTCATCGTGGCCTTCGTCACCAATGACGTGATCCTCGGCTGTACGGTCGAGGCCACGCTCGCCGCCCTGCACGCGCTCGCGCGCACGGTCGAGGGGTCCGGCGCCGTCCCGCTGATCGCCCTCGGGCCGCCGATCCTGCCGCCCGGTACGAGCGCGACCGTGACCGGATGGAACGCCGAGCTGGACGAGATCGACGCGCGCATCCGCGCCGAGTTCCCGGCCGGAGCGATCATCGACTTCGCGAGCGGAATGACCAGCCGGGATTTCGCCGTCGACGGCATTCACGTGACGGGCGCCGCGCAGGCACGGCGAACTGAGGCCGCGAGGAGAGCGCTGGTGAGCCTCGCGGGGCTCTCGCCGTTCGCGCTCGGTCCGGCACCGTCGCCGGAGACGCAGTGA
- a CDS encoding glycosyltransferase family 39 protein translates to MSAVRSLRRDLGVAAVVVVAVVLVQMPLRLVGVNPMDEGGVLQFSADLLRGRHLYADVAVYAFPGVFWLTAAVFHVFGTTIDVARMAAAVVFGLLCGVVYLLARWSHGPRGAIAIVLGMIVYRVWAFPHWQMLNYSSLAVLLALAATWTTGEALARQRMVALVAGGALAGAAILAKQDSGGTTAVLLGLAALALGPAGRVRRAIAFASGGALVLGAAAAYLVATGTFGDLVREAVLAPLHGARTFEYLGRPALLPLAQQDASLRRHVLSYAPPILLDTYGVRFFQSALYRQTPVLDALLKVFYYAPWAVVLAALPGLRRPQGRAPRAVLLLVQTVAFLVAFNLPHDWAHLVVFYPAVLLLAAQVLAPLARWRVVRGLAWTGLAGATAASLLVVHDFAAAYATPVHAPAGTLHTRPGLAQPLQEALDRIAVAPASAPLASLPYYPLLDFLALRAGVTRHYIVWPAGPASDRDQEVIADLERHPDAVVVYNANEFPQFPRFRDYAPRLFAHLVDAYEIDRVFGGDPGGATIMLLRPRPRAAGGRSLLGDALAQAEVTASPPPPSPPLAREVLWPFEHVLAMSTAPGGAVTVRYPLTASAGDRFQSACGIDPERFGETWLPPVRCRVVIERGEGAPVDAAHVDLDPLRRPEDRRWVPIDVDLTPWAGTPIGLALRLEGSAGAPPDPNLAGWAAPRITSVRAP, encoded by the coding sequence GTGAGCGCCGTGCGGTCGCTCCGGCGTGACCTCGGTGTCGCGGCGGTCGTCGTCGTGGCCGTCGTGCTGGTGCAGATGCCGCTGCGGCTCGTCGGGGTGAACCCGATGGACGAGGGCGGGGTGCTGCAGTTCTCGGCCGACCTGCTGCGGGGACGGCATCTGTATGCCGACGTCGCGGTATACGCCTTCCCGGGCGTGTTCTGGCTGACGGCCGCCGTCTTCCACGTCTTCGGGACCACGATCGACGTCGCGCGCATGGCGGCGGCAGTGGTGTTCGGGCTCCTGTGCGGCGTCGTCTATCTCCTGGCGCGCTGGTCGCATGGCCCCCGCGGCGCGATCGCGATCGTGCTCGGCATGATCGTCTATCGGGTATGGGCGTTCCCCCACTGGCAGATGCTCAACTACTCGAGCCTCGCGGTGCTGCTCGCGCTCGCGGCGACCTGGACGACCGGCGAAGCGCTCGCGCGCCAGCGGATGGTGGCGCTCGTCGCGGGCGGCGCGCTCGCCGGCGCGGCGATCCTCGCCAAGCAGGATTCGGGCGGCACGACGGCGGTGCTGCTCGGCCTCGCCGCGCTGGCCCTGGGTCCGGCCGGGCGCGTGCGCCGCGCCATCGCCTTCGCGTCGGGCGGGGCGCTCGTGCTGGGCGCCGCGGCGGCGTACCTGGTGGCGACCGGGACGTTCGGCGACCTCGTGCGCGAGGCCGTGCTCGCCCCGCTGCACGGCGCGCGCACGTTCGAGTACCTGGGTCGCCCGGCGCTCCTGCCGCTCGCGCAGCAGGACGCGTCCCTGCGCCGCCACGTGCTCAGCTACGCGCCGCCGATCCTCCTGGACACGTACGGCGTGAGGTTCTTCCAGAGCGCGCTCTACCGCCAGACCCCCGTGCTCGACGCCCTGTTGAAGGTCTTCTACTACGCGCCGTGGGCGGTCGTGCTGGCGGCGCTGCCGGGCCTGCGCAGGCCGCAGGGTCGTGCACCGCGCGCGGTGCTGCTCCTCGTCCAGACCGTGGCCTTCCTCGTCGCCTTCAACCTGCCGCACGACTGGGCGCACCTCGTGGTCTTCTATCCGGCCGTGCTGCTGCTCGCGGCACAGGTCCTGGCGCCGCTCGCGCGCTGGCGCGTGGTCCGCGGCCTCGCCTGGACCGGGCTCGCGGGCGCGACGGCGGCATCGCTCCTGGTCGTACACGACTTCGCCGCCGCGTACGCGACGCCGGTGCACGCTCCGGCCGGAACGCTCCATACGCGGCCGGGCCTCGCGCAGCCGCTCCAGGAGGCGCTCGACCGCATCGCCGTCGCGCCCGCGTCGGCGCCGCTGGCCTCGCTGCCGTACTACCCGCTCCTCGACTTCCTCGCCCTGCGCGCCGGCGTGACGCGCCACTACATCGTGTGGCCCGCCGGACCCGCGAGCGATCGCGACCAGGAGGTCATCGCCGACCTCGAGCGGCATCCCGACGCGGTCGTGGTGTACAACGCGAACGAGTTTCCCCAGTTCCCGCGCTTTCGCGACTACGCGCCGCGCCTGTTCGCCCACCTGGTCGACGCCTACGAGATCGATCGCGTGTTCGGCGGCGATCCGGGCGGCGCGACCATCATGCTGCTGCGTCCGCGCCCGCGGGCCGCCGGCGGGCGCTCGCTGCTGGGCGACGCGCTCGCGCAGGCCGAAGTGACCGCATCGCCGCCACCCCCGTCGCCGCCGCTCGCCCGCGAGGTCCTGTGGCCCTTCGAGCACGTGCTCGCGATGTCGACCGCTCCCGGCGGCGCGGTGACGGTGCGCTATCCGCTCACGGCGTCGGCCGGCGACCGCTTCCAGTCGGCGTGCGGCATCGATCCGGAGCGGTTCGGCGAGACGTGGCTGCCGCCCGTGCGCTGCCGGGTGGTGATCGAGCGGGGGGAAGGTGCCCCGGTGGACGCGGCGCACGTCGATCTGGATCCACTCCGCCGCCCCGAAGACCGCCGGTGGGTGCCGATCGACGTCGATCTGACGCCGTGGGCGGGCACGCCGATCGGGCTCGCGCTGCGTCTGGAAGGCTCGGCCGGCGCGCCGCCCGACCCGAACCTCGCCGGCTGGGCCGCCCCGCGCATCACGTCCGTTCGTGCACCGTGA
- a CDS encoding methyltransferase domain-containing protein — protein sequence MAEAHPHRLSRVARLTLLCAGGTMAVGLASTIAALAGWIPSAPPLGPATASAALLVAAATIANLGLRFLRWQFLLRRARVRLATMPALAAFVGSFTFIPVPLYLGQLYSRAWLLPLPPAERGAVLLAFVWEQATNVVALLVLALPVFGGATRVVVCAGLLLLLASRVRRALARGALALASAAAPLVDAEAPDEAAAMRFVDGDVLAPALAASLAAWTPIALAILPVVWAVDGGVSGLPAVGAAAGSILGGAVSLVPLGAGTAGFLLIHTLEGLGVAAAPAVAFVFRAATAWLTLGLGALALGLLPSVRRRAAAHDHFDAIDACYDAWLPPHYREHLVARKTAPIVEELAALPPGARGLDIGCGRGWYFAVLTRAGARMTGVDTSGRQLVAAADHLGGRPGLAQASVLALPFRSASFDFAYIINVLHHVAPPAAQQAALAEIARVVRPGGRVFVHEMNVRNPLFRFYLGYVFPILKGIEEGTEYYLDPRTMDATPGLRLRAVRYFTFVPDFVPARLLGLLARIEHRLERSRLAPYAAHFVTVHERT from the coding sequence GTGGCCGAGGCGCATCCCCATCGGCTCTCGCGCGTCGCGCGTCTGACGCTCCTGTGCGCCGGCGGCACGATGGCGGTCGGGCTCGCGAGCACGATCGCCGCGCTCGCGGGATGGATCCCGAGCGCGCCGCCACTCGGCCCCGCCACCGCGAGCGCCGCGCTCCTGGTCGCCGCCGCCACCATCGCGAATCTCGGCCTGCGCTTCCTTCGCTGGCAGTTCCTGCTGCGCCGGGCACGCGTACGACTCGCGACCATGCCGGCACTGGCGGCGTTCGTCGGCTCGTTCACGTTCATACCCGTTCCGCTCTACCTCGGGCAGCTCTACTCGCGCGCCTGGCTCCTGCCGCTGCCGCCCGCCGAGCGCGGCGCGGTCCTGCTGGCGTTCGTCTGGGAGCAGGCGACCAACGTGGTCGCCCTCCTCGTGCTCGCGCTGCCCGTCTTCGGGGGCGCCACGCGGGTCGTCGTGTGCGCCGGCCTGCTGCTCCTCCTCGCTTCCCGGGTGCGGCGCGCTCTCGCACGCGGCGCGCTCGCCCTCGCGTCGGCGGCGGCGCCGCTCGTCGACGCCGAGGCGCCGGACGAGGCGGCCGCGATGCGATTCGTCGACGGCGACGTCCTGGCACCGGCACTCGCCGCTTCGCTCGCAGCATGGACACCGATCGCGCTCGCCATCCTCCCGGTCGTGTGGGCGGTCGACGGCGGCGTCTCGGGCCTCCCCGCCGTCGGGGCGGCCGCCGGATCGATCCTCGGTGGCGCCGTGTCGCTCGTGCCGCTCGGCGCCGGCACGGCGGGGTTCCTCCTGATCCACACCCTCGAGGGCCTCGGCGTCGCGGCGGCGCCCGCCGTCGCCTTCGTCTTCCGCGCCGCCACGGCGTGGCTCACGCTCGGGCTGGGAGCGCTCGCGCTCGGGCTGCTGCCCTCGGTGCGCCGCCGCGCGGCCGCGCACGATCACTTCGACGCCATCGACGCGTGCTACGACGCGTGGTTGCCGCCGCACTACCGCGAGCACCTCGTCGCGCGGAAGACCGCACCGATCGTCGAAGAGCTCGCGGCGCTGCCGCCGGGTGCGCGCGGCCTCGACATCGGCTGTGGCCGCGGCTGGTATTTCGCCGTGCTCACGCGGGCCGGCGCGCGGATGACGGGCGTCGACACGTCGGGACGCCAGCTCGTCGCGGCGGCCGACCATCTGGGCGGCCGGCCGGGTCTCGCCCAGGCCTCGGTGCTGGCGCTGCCGTTCCGGAGCGCGAGCTTCGACTTCGCGTACATCATCAACGTGCTGCACCACGTGGCGCCGCCGGCGGCGCAGCAGGCGGCGCTCGCCGAGATCGCACGCGTCGTGCGACCGGGGGGACGGGTCTTCGTGCACGAGATGAACGTGCGCAATCCCCTGTTCCGCTTCTACCTCGGCTACGTGTTCCCGATCCTGAAGGGCATCGAGGAGGGCACCGAGTACTACCTGGATCCGCGCACGATGGATGCGACCCCGGGGCTCCGGCTGCGTGCGGTCCGCTACTTCACGTTCGTGCCCGACTTCGTGCCGGCGCGGCTGCTGGGGCTGCTCGCCCGCATCGAGCACCGCCTCGAACGGAGCCGCCTCGCGCCCTACGCGGCCCACTTCGTCACGGTGCACGAACGGACGTGA
- a CDS encoding DapH/DapD/GlmU-related protein, with protein sequence MAEPPFRQPELAQLGFRDKLGLYLRTETTHPLRFVAEQLVFLLVSWVPTTLGVALRALLYPLVVRMGWPVLIERGVSLHRPGAIRLGANVYLAEHVCLMAGGEGITIGDATELLPNVALVIRDHRGIPHPRITIGRRCSLNVGTVVFSHGTTTIGDDVQIGPGVVITTGNHLYADPTAPVRVQGGEVAPVTIEDGAWIGAKAVVLPGVRIGAGAVVAAGAVVTEDVPPHALAVGVPARVVRTWAPAERAARG encoded by the coding sequence ATGGCCGAGCCGCCGTTCCGCCAACCCGAGCTCGCGCAGCTCGGGTTTCGCGACAAGCTCGGCCTCTACCTGCGCACGGAGACCACGCACCCCTTGCGGTTCGTGGCCGAGCAGCTCGTCTTCCTCCTCGTCTCGTGGGTGCCGACGACGCTGGGGGTGGCGCTGCGCGCGCTCCTCTATCCGCTCGTCGTCCGCATGGGGTGGCCCGTGCTCATCGAGCGCGGCGTGAGCCTGCATCGTCCCGGCGCGATCCGCCTCGGCGCGAACGTGTATCTCGCCGAGCACGTCTGCCTCATGGCCGGGGGCGAGGGCATCACGATCGGCGACGCCACCGAGCTGCTGCCCAACGTCGCCCTCGTCATCCGCGACCACCGCGGCATCCCGCATCCGCGTATCACGATCGGGCGGCGCTGCTCGCTCAACGTGGGGACCGTCGTGTTCAGCCACGGCACCACGACGATCGGCGACGACGTCCAGATCGGTCCGGGTGTCGTGATCACGACCGGCAACCACCTCTACGCCGATCCGACCGCGCCGGTCCGCGTGCAGGGCGGCGAGGTCGCGCCGGTCACGATCGAGGACGGGGCATGGATCGGCGCCAAGGCCGTCGTCCTGCCCGGCGTGCGCATCGGCGCGGGCGCGGTCGTCGCTGCCGGCGCCGTCGTCACCGAGGATGTCCCGCCCCACGCGCTCGCGGTCGGCGTACCGGCCAGGGTCGTGCGCACGTGGGCGCCCGCCGAACGCGCCGCGCGCGGCTGA